A stretch of Rhododendron vialii isolate Sample 1 chromosome 4a, ASM3025357v1 DNA encodes these proteins:
- the LOC131322159 gene encoding putative disease resistance protein RGA4 has protein sequence MAASVLLPAAQTILEACLKPLVTQQINLAWGFKEDLRKLQRRLENMQALLRDAEKGHIESRVLKKWLKSLKSVACDAENVLGELAYEALRRKLEVGNRMRYKVRNFFSPSNPLAFRIKMANRVNNINLLLDEICKEANNMGLRPAEQLMSAFVPPSEHRPTIPFVDESGCVGRAGDVVVVREMLLGSKDDLAVIAIVGMGGLGKTTLAQLVYKDTNVVEYFGDNKMWVCVSDDFKVERLLNEMVQSLFREKFEMSNIEGTVRKLGEKLNGKKYLLVLDDVWNEIPKMWDDMRSSLIGIGGSKESKIIVTTRSMNVVLAMRVPQSLTHQLRELSHDDSWTMFRKRAFASGGPRETQTLVNIGGRMVEKCKGVPLAINSLGGLLYDKKSLTEWEEIEESEIWRSEGEILPALRLSFHHLPFPSLKQCFAYCSIFPKDQLLEKDVLVQLWMSLGYLQSLPKRNLEMEDVGNEYFDILLRNSLFQDVVLDEYNYVTACKMHDLVHDLALDVSEGSCLTLKTGEVKDHPEVQHLSLCLEEKMRLELSNETNGKLRTLFLTGNFPENTEDIKSIRVLSIVESGGKELSRSICKFIHIKYLDLSESSFEKLPNSITKLYNLETLRLPPFPNWEDIQKEFHKLVNLRHLCVKEYFRETSRKMTPTKIGHLSSLQTIPFFSVGEDEGHRIEELGSLSKLRGRLRVYDLQNVKDKEEAERAKMSEKSKVTKLEFHWDRYPVTSDINYADVLEGLKPNKNLRGLILRNFGGRRLTSWMRSRDDQSLHNLVKIELIGCKSCEDIPVLGHLPNLEVIVMEELDNVESIGPEFYGLDERVGGGGGGGSSIVAAPGPVVFPALKEVTIRGMRKLKEWSDVSSLPPATKSKMEFFPRLEKLFISDCPNLIDIPGHLLCIQNLAITGSTDGYFYFEKIANILTSSITVHPDSTNVSTLIEHLLETSMKSLKHLEIQGLHELCFLPKQLLNLASLELLTITECPKLMYIGEETGGEFNSCLTSLQELSIRECIELRCLPKGLLQPTLVRLELYMCSNLREASPDELRNLTSLQDLELDRCNSRWARPWEEGQFCLTSLRKLDIGLFSEELDYYPWPEVEMAKAQNPQLLESLTLRGWPKLKCLPDQIRHLTSLRELVIYGFDGLEALPEWLGNFSSLESLDLCVCPNLRSLPTLKNFQRLKNLQSLEIYRCPLLKERCKEEGEEWHKIAHNLKLVTRF, from the coding sequence atggcCGCAAGTGTCCTCCTCCCTGCTGCTCAAACAATCCTGGAAGCCTGCTTGAAACCACTTGTAACCCAGCAGATTAACCTAGCATGGGGTTTCAAGGAAGACCTTAGAAAGCTGCAGAGAAGGTTAGAGAACATGCAAGCATTGCTACGTGATGCTGAGAAAGGACACATAGAATCACGAGTCCTGAAAAAGTGGCTAAAGAGTTTGAAGTCAGTGGCCTGCGATGCGGAGAACGTTTTGGGTGAGTTAGCATATGAAGCTCTTCGAAGGAAGTTGGAGGTAGGAAACCGGATGAGGTACAAGGTACGCAACTTCTTCTCACCCTCTAATCCGCTGGCATTTCGTATTAAGATGGCTAATAGGGTGAACAATATCAATTTGTTATTGGACGAAATTTGTAAAGAAGCAAATAATATGGGTCTTAGACCTGCAGAGCAACTCATGAGTGCTTTTGTTCCGCCTAGTGAGCATAGGCCGACTATACCTTTCGTTGACGAATCGGGCTGCGTGGGGAGGGCTGGTGATGTCGTAGTAGTGAGAGAAATGCTGCTTGGCTCTAAAGATGATTTAGCTGTCATTGCTATTGTAGGAATGGGTGGGCTTGGAAAGACCACACTAGCGCAGTTAGTTTACAAAGATACGAACGTTGTGGAGTATTTTGGTGATAACAAAATGTGGGTTTGTGTCTCTGATGATTTCAAGGTTGAAAGGTTACTGAATGAGATGGTACAATCTCTTTTTAGGGAGAAATTTGAGATGTCAAACATAGAAGGAACAGTAAGAAAGCTTGGAGAAAAACtgaatggaaaaaaatactTACTCGTGTTGGACGATGTTTGGAATGAGATTCCAAAAATGTGGGATGACATGAGAAGTTCTTTGATAGGTATAGGTGGCTCCAAGGAAAGCAAAATTATTGTTACTACCCGTAGTATGAATGTGGTCTTAGCAATGCGGGTGCCCCAATCTCTCACCCATCAGTTGCGTGAATTGTCACATGATGATAGTTGGACCATGTTTAGGAAAAGGGCATTTGCAAGTGGGGGACCAAGAGAAACTCAAACTTTGGTCAATATTGGTGGTAGAATGGTTGAAAAGTGTAAGGGTGTGCCGTTAGCGATAAATTCGTTAGGAGGTTTATTGTATGACAAGAAATCTCTTACCGAATGGGAGGAAATTGAGGAGAGTGAAATATGGAGAAGCGAGGGCGAAATTCTTCCAGCATTAAGGCTTAGTTTCCATCACTTACCTTTCCCAAGTTTGAAACAATGTTTTGCCTAttgttctatttttccaaaGGACCAATTACTGGAAAAGGATGTCCTGGTCCAGCTTTGGATGAGTCTAGGTTATCTTCAGTCTCTTCCAAAAAGAAATTTGGAAATGGAAGACGTAGGCAATGAATATTTTGATATCTTGTTGCGCAATTCACTATTTCAAGATGTTGTCTTGGATGAGTATAACTATGTTACTGCTTGCAAGATGCATGATCTTGTACATGATCTTGCTCTAGATGTCTCAGAGGGTAGTTGTTTGACTTTGAAAACTGGGGAGGTTAAGGACCATCCCGAAGTTCAACATCTTTCATTGTGTCTCGAGGAAAAAATGAGGTTAGAACTTTCAAACGAAACTAATGGGAAACTAAGGACGTTGTTTTTAACTGGAAATTTTCCCGAAAATACTGAAGATATCAAATCTATTCGTGTTCTGAGTATTGTAGAATCTGGTGGGAAAGAGTTGTCGAGATCTATATGCAAGTTCATACATATAAAGTACCTTGACCTCTCAGAgtcttcttttgaaaaattgcCCAATTCTATCACTAAGCTCTACAATTTGGAAACACTGAGGTTGCCACCATTTCCAAATTGGGAAGACATTCAAAAAGAATTCCATAAGTTGGTTAACTTGAGACATCTTTGCGTGAAAGAATATTTTAGAGAAACTAGCAGGAAAATGACTCCAACCAAGATAGGCCATTTGAGTTCTTTGCAGACAATACCATTCTTTTCTGTGGGTGAGGACGAGGGCCATAGAATTGAAGAGCTCGGAAGCTTAAGCAAGCTGAGAGGTAGATTACGTGTTTATGATCTCCAAAACGTgaaagacaaggaagaagcagaaagAGCTAAAATGtctgaaaaatcaaaagttaCAAAGTTGGAATTTCATTGGGATAGGTACCCTGTAACGTCAGACATTAACTATGCGGATGTGTTGGAAGGACTTAAACCTAACAAGAATCTTAGGGGTTTAATTCTCAGAAATTTCGGAGGACGAAGATTGACATCATGGATGAGGAGTCGAGATGATCAGTCGCTTCATAATTTAGTGAAGATCGAATTAATCGGCTGCAAGTCATGTGAAGATATCCCAGTACTCGGACACCTTCCGAACCTTGAAGTCATTGTAATGGAAGAATTAGATAATGTGGAGAGCATTGGTCCTGAATTCTATGGATTGGATGAacgagttggtggtggtggtggtggtggtagtagtaTTGTGGCTGCACCAGGACCAGTAGTATTTCCGGCATTGAAAGAAGTCACTATTCGTGGTATGCGGAAGCTAAAAGAGTGGTCAGATGTATCGTCATTGCCTCCTGCAACCAAGAGTAAAATGGAGTTCTTTCCTCGTCTCGAGAAGTTATTTATCTCAGATTGCCCTAACTTGATCGACATTCCGGGTCATTTGTTATGCATTCAAAATTTAGCTATTACGGGTAGTACGGATGGGTACTTCTATTTTGAGAAAATTGCGAATATACTCACTTCGAGCATAACGGTACATCCGGATTCGACAAATGTCAGTACTCTGATTGAACATTTGCTAGAAACAAGCATGAAGTCCCTAAAGCATCTGGAAATACAGGGTTTACATGAGTTGTGTTTTTTACCGAAGCAACTACTAAACCTAGCTTCCCTTGAGCTTTTAACAATAACAGAGTGCCCTAAACTGATGTACATAGGCGAAGAAACAGGAGGGGAATTCAACAGCTGCCTAACGTCCCTTCAGGAGCTTTCAATTCGAGAGTGCATAGAGTTGAGATGCTTGCCAAAGGGGTTGCTACAACCGACCCTTGTAAGATTGGAGTTGTATATGTGTTCCAATTTAAGGGAGGCCAGCCCCGATGAATTGCGCAACCTCACGTCCCTTCAGGATCTGGAATTGGACAGGTGTAACTCACGATGGGCAAGGCCTTGGGAGGAGGGGCAATTCTGTTTGACCAGTCTTCGAAAGTTGGATATCGGTCTCTTCTCAGAGGAGCTGGATTATTACCCCTGGCCAGAGGTTGAGATGGCCAAAGCTCAAAACCCGCAATTGCTAGAATCTCTTACGTTAAGGGGATGGCCAAAGCTCAAGTGCCTTCCCGATCAAATTCGGCACCTCACTTCCTTAAGAGAGCTGGTAATTTATGGATTCGATGGGTTGGAAGCTCTACCGGAGTGGTTGGGTAACTTTTCATCTCTTGAATCATTGGACCTCTGTGTGTGCCCTAATCTGAGGAGTTTGCccacactgaaaaattttcaaCGTCTCAAGAATTTACAATCGCTAGAGATATACCGTTGTCCCCTTCTAAAGGAAAGGTGCaaagaagagggagaagagtGGCACAAGATTGCTCATAATCTGAAGCTCGTGACACG